Sequence from the Marinobacter antarcticus genome:
TTCGGGGGGAAATTGACTGGCAGGATGCTCCAGGCGGTGAGGTTCGCATTACCGGTGACAGGTTGCCTTTCAGCCTGGAACCCTACGCCCATCTGGAGGTGGCGCCGGATCTGACCATTGCATTCCGTGAAGGTGCCTTGCGAGTGGAAGGCCGGATTGAAGTGCCTCGGGGTGACATTGAAATAGAAGGGCTGCCCGAGCAGGCTGTTTCCGTATCCGAAGATGAAGTGATTGTCGGAGTAAAGCAGGAAGAGCCTCTTGTCAGGTCTCTGGATATGGATGTCACGGTGGTTGTAGGCCAAGACCGGGTTAGCTTTGTCGCGTTCGGCGTGACGGGCGACCTTGAGGGCACCCTGCGGATCGGTAATGACATGGACACCCGGGGCACCCTGCAGTTGGTGAACGGTCAATACGAAGCGTATGGCCAGGAGCTTGAATTGCGGCGTGCACGGCTGCTATTTGTCGGCAGCCTGGTTCAGCCGTACCTGGATATTGAAGCGGTGAGGCAGGTGGATACGGTGGTGGCAGGGATTCGCTTGAGTGGCCCGGTTCAGTCACCCACTACCGAGGTGTTCTCCAGCCCGGATATGCCGCAGGCAGATGCTTTGTCCTACGTGATTCTTGGTCGCGCTCCCAGGGGACAGAGTGAAGACGGGCAGATGAGCCGGGCTGCCATTTCGCTGGGGCTAACTCAGGTGAACAAGGTAACCGGCCAGATCGGAGAAGGCTTCGGTATTCGCGAGTTAACGCTTGAAGCGGAAGGTAGTGGGGACCAGACATCGGTTGTCGCCAGTGGCTACCTGAACGACGACCTTAGTATCCGCTACGGGGTGGGCATCTTTGTGCCCATCAACACCGTGGCGCTGCGTTACGATCTGGGACGGTACTTTTATCTTGAAGCTGCCAGCGGATTGGCAGCCTCTCTGGATATATTTTATACACGGGACTTCTGAGTTCAGTCCAGTTCAAACGTTGCATCCTGCACTCAGTGATCCCTTCGCGCTATTGCTCCATCAACTGGCCCGGCTGGATGCGGGCTCCAGCCGGGCCAGCTTGAATGACAGCGCTGCCTGCACGAACTCGCTGAAAATCCGCCGGTGTCCACTGTGGTAAAGCAGGTATTCAGGATGCCACTGCAGCCCCATAAGCCATTGGCCACGAGTGCTTTCAATGGCCTGGACGAACAGATCATTGTCTACAGCTGTCACCTTGAGATTCTTGCCCAAGCGTTTTATAGCCTGGCTGTGTATCCGGTTGGCCCCGATTACCGGGGCCCGCATAAGCTTTCCCAGCCGGCTGGTTTTCACAAGTCGAACGGTCTGCATGGGCAATAACAGTGGTCTGTGCCGGGTATTCACCCTGAGGGGCGTTACGTTCTGGCACAGGGAACCACCGTGAAATATGTTGATAAACTGAGCGCCCCGGCAGATACCCAACACAGGAATCCCGACAGATTCTGCCTGTTCCAGCAGGTGATAATCGGTTGTATCCCGGACCTTGTCGTAACGGGCACTCACCTGGGGTTCCTGGCCATAACGCCCCGGGTGAACATGGGTGCCGCCTGACAGCACCAATCCGTCCAGCATTGAAACGTCCACCCGGGCACCGGGCCGGATGTAATAGGGGCGCGCACCCTGCAGCCTGAGGCCAAAACTGATCAACTGTTGCGCAACACGCTTGCGGGCAGGGCCGCTGATGCCGATTGTCAGGCCGGGCAGGTTGTCTTCAGTAGGATGCTGTTCAGACATAGTCTTTGCTGTGCAGCCAGCTTGCTGAGGTTTCCTGCCAGCTCTGAGTCAGATTGCGCAGGCTGATTTTCCGGCTTTCCCGGAACAAAGCCCGAAGCTCGGCCAAGTCGTCCGCATTGTTGGCGATCTGCTCTACCACCACCCAGTCATTCCACACGTTGGAAAAGTTCCATTCCGGGTTGTCGATGTCACAGTCTGGCAGCCGGTAGTGAAGTGTAGGCCGGCTTTTGATGCGTGGGTCTTTCACGTACTGGTCGAGAAGAGGTTTGTCCAGATGGGCAAACAACGGCAGAAGATCCAGGGCACGGTTGCGCGTGGGGTTGGATTCCAGATAATCCACCATCATCTGGTGTTGGTCTGGTGCATAGCCCTCAGTTATCAGAAGGTCAGTATAACGGCTGCTCCAGGGTTCAATATAGGGTGTGAACTTTCTGCTGATGTCCAGCTGATGGCGAGCTTTGAGCCAGTCATAGAGCACGGCAAAGGCCTGAAAGTAGCGAACCAGTGTTGTCGGTTTGAGGTCAGGCAACTCAGGATTCAGCTGCAAGCCGAATGCAAAATAAATAGCCTCCCGGCTACCCAGTGCGCCGGCGTCACGCAGCTCCTTGACCAGAACCTCAATCTGCTGCAGTTCCGAAAACCGCATAGGCGGGCTCACAATCTCCAGCGGCACAATACGCTCAGCCGCGGCATCGATGACTTCCATGGCTTGCCCGCCGAGCTCACGGAGTGCCTCGGGCACTCTCTCATCCGTGAGATCCAGATCTTTCACCGGATCCGAATCCAGTTCGATAACAAAGCAGCCCAGAGGCGTCTCAAGCTTGCTCACATAGCGGGATTCCAGTGTGGGCGTTCCACCAAGAAGCTCTGCAACCAGGCTGACGAGTTGCCCGTATCCAAGCCCGGACAGTTCGATTTCCACACCCACGCGGCGTTGTTTTCCGTCAGTCGTGTTCAGTATGTCTGGCATCTTGCAGGGGGTAGTTTTACTCATAGTACTCACAGGTAATAAATTTGCGATTTTTCACCATATCACACTCCTGTAGCGGCGGTGGTTAAGGGATAGCAAGAAAATAAGTCACCTGGCTTTACACTGGATAAAACACTGTATATAGTCAAAACACTGTATAAACAAACAGGATTGCTGGTGCACTGTATATGCCAGCAGATATCAGGCCCAGCATGTATAAGCCCTGCATGCAGCAAGCGGAGCAGCGCAACAATGAAGCTGACAGCAAGACAGTCTCAGGTACTGGCGATTATTCGCCGATCCGTGGATGAAACCGGCTACCCACCCACTCGCGCGGAAATAGCAGCGGAGCTTGGATTCCGCTCGGCGAACGCCGCTGAGGAGCATCTGCGTGCACTGGCCCGCAAGGGCGCTATCGAAATGGTGCCGGGCGCCAGCCGGGGTATTCGCCTGCCCGAAGTTGCTGAAGACCCGGGGCTACCTGTTATTGGTCAGGTGGCGGCGGGCAGTCCGATTCTGGCTCAGGAGCATATCGAGGATCATTGCTCGCTGAAGCCGGAGTTTTTCTCGCCTTCAGCCGATTACCTGCTTCGGGTCAGAGGGATGAGCATGAAGGATATCGGCATTCTTGACGGCGACCTTCTTGCAGTACACAGCACTCAGGATGTTCATAACGGCCAGGTTGTTGTGGCCAGAGTGGGTGACGAAGTGACGGTGAAGCGCTTCCGGAAAGAAGGCTCGAAGGTCTATTTGAGTGCCGAAAATGAAGAGTTTGCGCCGATAGAGGTCGACCTCAAGGAGCAGGAGCTGTTCATTGAAGGGCTGGGTGTAGGTGTTATCCGGCGTTCTGATCTGCACTGATCGGGCTGGTATAACCACAGACGCATTGAAAAACGGGTGAATTATGGAACAACTTAGCTTCAATCAGAACATGGCATGGCAGCAAGGTATTTTGCCTTGCTCAGTGCCGGAATATACAGCCCGGAAACAGCGCACAGTCATTCGAGCCAATTACAAACCGGATGTCGCGGACTCCACTCCGGTTGGCAATGTCACGGAAATCATTCTGCCAGAAGGGCAGGTAGAAAACTTTCAGCTGTTGCTACCGATGCTGACTCAGCTCAACCAGGAAAAACGTTGGTTGGCGTGGATTGATCCTCCCCAGGCACTGGTGAGCAAGTGGCAGAAAATGCACGGTATTGTCGCTGGAGAGCTTCTGGTTTTGCGCTCCACCGCAGAATACCCTGCGCGTCAGCTTGCGGAAAGAGCCTTGAGCGCGGGTACCTGTCATGCGGTGGTTATGTGGACGCGTAAACTGGGGAAAACAGCCTTTGACTCCCTGCAGAAGGCGGCGGCGGAAGGTAACAGCCACGGCGTCGTGCTTAGGCAACGCTGAGTCTTACCCACTTAGTGCAGAGTGTAAGCGGGCTGAGCGTCTGAAACGTCCAGCTCGTCATCTTCCCAGTCAATGTCGTGAGTAACATTTCCAGCGGCTTCTATTCCTGCAGCAATCATTGCCTTGGCTACAGACATATCCCGATCTTCCATCATTTCGCGGGCTTCATTTGAAAACGAAATCCTGACCAGTGGTGCACTGTCGTCGTCGATGCGTCGCAGGGCATAGTCGCCGTTGCTTAATTGTACAATCTCGAAAAACGATGGTGACATTTCATTAACCTTTTAGTGTTGAAAACCGGAAGCGGCGGTCCTGAGTGATTGGTGATTACCACTCGCCGTGTTGTTCTTCCAGGTTGTCGGCAAACTGTTTTACTGCGTTCAGAGTCTTCATAAGCACTTGGGCGGAGCGGTCTGGCCCGACCTCGGCAGATACGGCAATTATATTTTCTGCACTAACCGTTTTCCGCGCTGCGGGCGGTCTGCTCTGGGCGGTTTCGAGCTGGTCAAGGTGATTCCACCAGCTTCCCGCTTCCTGCTCAAGGGCTCTCAGTTCGCTGGTTTCGGTGGCTTGCTCTCCAATCAGGTTTGCAAGTTCTGCCAGAGATGAAGGCTCCTCCGAGCGCTTCTGGTAAAACCGGGCAATCATAATCAGTAAGAGCCGTCTTGCCCTTAAAAGAAGCTCGATAGAACCTTGGGTAGCCGCTTCACGTTGTAATTTTTGCGCAGGAGTATGAACCGGGTTCCCGGTATCGGTTGGCTGCTTCGGTGTTTCAAGAAGCGTCCTTGCAAGAAACAGCTTTTGTGAAACCAGCGAATACCATTGAGATGCCATGGGGTGCCTCTGAAAACTCCCTGCTGCGCAGAGGTCCCGCTGAGGATCCCTGCCCGAAAACAGCCGAATAAAATAGCCTGCCATCATAGCATTTCAGCTGGCAGATTTCTTTACCTCTTCCGTTTTGGTCTCAAGTGACAATAAAATACAAACAATCACTTGAAACGGTCGTTTGAATTTGGCAAAAGGGAGCCCCTATTATGGGTTTTGGATTGTCTGGAGGGGTTAGGAATGCGGAGCCAATTTGTCGCGTGTATTGCAGTGCTTTCGTTCGGGTTTTCCGGGCAGGCGTTGTCAGCAGTATCGGTAGCTGAAGCCGAACGGCTAAAGCTGGATCTGACGCCGGTCGGTGCCGAGCGAGGAGCCAATGCTTCCGGCAGTATTCCGGAGTGGACCGGCGGGTTGACTGCGCCACCTGCCAACTGGCGTGAAGGCGATATTGAGGTAGATCCGTTTCCGCAAGATGAGGCGTTGTTCGTGATCACGGCGGGCAATATGCACCTGTATAAGGACAAGCTCTCTGACGCTTCGCTCCGGATGCTCAGCCAGTACGGCCCGGATTTTTTCATGCCGGTTTACCAGACTCGCCGCACCGCCGCGTTCCCGCAACATGTGTATGATAAGTTTTATGACAATGCTCTGAGCGCTAAAGTGCTGGATAACGGAAATGGCGTGCGCAACACTATTATGACCAGCCCGTTTCCGATTCCTGAAAACGGGCTCGAAGTCATGTGGAATCACATTCTGCGTTATCGCGGTGAAGAGGTATCGTTCCGTAGCGCTTCCGCCACGCCCCAGGTGGACGGTTCCTATAACCCGGTAGTCAATCAATATGATTACTATTTTGCCTACAGCAAGAGAGATACAGAGCTTGCTGATATAGATAACAAGATTTTCTACCTCAAGACGGATACGATTTCGCCCTCTACGCTGGCTGGTACTATCACGCTTGTGCACGAAACACTCGACCAGGTGCGCTCGCCCCGCTTGGCCTGGCGTTATGATTCTGGCTCCCGGCGCTTGAGGCGGTCACCGAATCTGGCCTACGAGACGGATTTGCCAAACTCCTCGTCCCTGCGCTCCGTTGACCAGAAGGATATGTACAATGGTGCTCCAAATCAGTACGACTGGATTCTGAAGGGCAAGCGCGAGCTCTTTGTTCCCTACAATGCTTACAAGTTGCACAATCAGTCAGTTCGGCCGGACGACGTTATTCGTGCAGGGCACATTAACCAGAAACTGACGCGCTATGAGTTGCATCGGGTTTGGGTGGTTGAGGCAAAGCGCCGCACCGGCATCAAGCACATCTACGACCGTCGAGTTTTTTATGTGGATGAAGACAGTTGGCAGATCCTGATGTCGGAAGAGTATAACGAGGATGGCGAGCTGTGGCGGGTTTCGGAAGCCCATAACATCAGCTATTACAATGAGCCGGTGTTCTGGACTACCATGGAGATGACTTACGACCTAAAATCTAAGCGCTATTACATCGACGGGCTGAATGACGATTTCCCGGCCTACGATTTTAACCCCGGATTTCGCGGTAGTGAGTTTACTGCTTCTTCTGCGAGGAGGGCTGCTCGTCGCTGATTGCAGTACTACGGTATGAGACGCTGGCACTCGCCGGCGTCTCTTCAGGGTCGCTCGTTCTTCACCTCTTTGTGCAAGGAGAAAATGTCTTGGCGGACTCTCAAGATGGTTCCCGCTCTGAAGGCCAGTCGTGTCTGGCAAACTTCGATCAGCTAATGGCGGATCTTGGCAGCGCTCTGGCCAATCAGGACTGGGACGCTCTGGTTAGCCTCAGCGCTGGGGTGAAACCCGCGACAGAGCCGTTGATAGCCGCACTGGAGGATGGGAAAATTGAACCGGAGCCTGTCCGGACTCGACTTGAAGAGTTGCGGCAGTTTCTGGACACAGCAGGTGAAGGGGCTGCCCGGGCCAAAGCAGAAGCGGAGCAGGCCCTGAAAGGAGTGAACCGAAACCGCAGTGCAGCTAAGGCCTACCAGAATGTTTCAACGCCGCGGCCTAAATAGCGTCATAAAATTGACTCTTTTGGTTTTAACGTCTTAAATACCGCACAAATCCCCAAAGAGACTCTTGTGAATGTCTAAAAATAACAAGGTGCTGGTGCTGAGTGAGGACGAGTCGATGCGCCGGGACATGGCGACGATTCTGGAGTTTATTGGCGAAGAGCAGGTTATTGCAGGTCATGACGCCTGGGCACTCCTGGAATCTGGCGATGAAGAGAGTCTGGCGGATATTTCCGTTGCCGTTGTAAATGGCTTCGATTCTGGTGCCGTAAGCATGATTGAGGCTGTGTGCAAGGCCGTGCAGGGCGTTCCTTTGTTGATGGTGGGTGATCCCGCACTCAAAGGCTTGGCGGAGTCGGATGCTGCTCGCGTTATTGCTCGGATGGAATGGCCTCTGAATTACACTAAATTCGTAGACTCGCTCTACCGTGCCCAGATTTTTGCAGAGCAGTTCCGTCGTTCAAAAGAGCGTGGCCAGCAGCGCGGCCTGCAGTTATTCCGGAGCCTGGTAGGAACTAGCCGCCAGATTCAGCAAGTGCGCCAGCTCATGGAGCAGGTGGCGGACAAGGATGTGAGCGTGCTGATTACCGGTCCGTCTGGCACCGGTAAAGAAGTTGTTGCGCGCAATCTTCATTACCACTCTTCACGTCGCGACAAACCGTTTGTACCCGTCAACTGTGGTGCTATACCAGCGGAACTGCTTGAAAGTGAGCTCTTCGGCCATGAAAAAGGCGCATTCACTGGTGCGATTACCGCCCGGGTCGGGCGTTTCGAGCTGGCGGAGGGGGGCACCCTGTTCCTGGATGAAATCGGCGATATGCCGCTGAATATGCAGGTTAAAATACTGCGCGTACTGCAGGAACGGACATTCGAGCGGGTAGGCAGTAATCGGACTATTTCCGCGGATGTCCGTGTTATTGCGGCGACGCATAAGCATCTTGAAGATATGATCGAATCGGGTGAATTCCGGGAAGATCTCTATTACCGGTTGAATGTCTTTCCCATCGAAGTGCCATCATTGCGGGATCGGGTAGAGGATATTCCGTTGCTTATCAATGAGCTGATTTCCCGTATGGAAAAGGAAAAACGCGGTTCCTTACGGATGAATTCGGCAGCGATCATGAGCCTGTGCCGGCACGACTGGCCAGGTAATGTCCGCGAGCTGGCGAACCTGGTGGAGCGTCTGGCGATTATGCATCCATACTCTGTAATCGGGGTGCAGGAGTTGCCGAAGAAGTTTCGATATATAGATGATTTTGATGAGAATCGGCCGGTTGAGGATTCGGGGATGCCTTCTGGTATTCCCGGGTTGGTGGGGCTGGATGCTCCGGCTTTGTTGCCGGTGAATGGTATTGATCTGAAGGATTATCTGTCGAATCTTGAGAGGCAGCTGATTCAGCAGGCTTTGGACGAGGCCGGGGGGGTGGTTGCCCGTGCGGCGGAGAAGCTTCGGATCCGGCGGACTACTCTTGTGGAGAAGGTTCGGAAGTATGGGCTTCGGGAGGAGGAGCCTGAGGAGTTTTGAGTAAGCTTGCAAGATGGTGGGGTGCGGTCGCGGGGTAGTCCTCCTCTTTTTGTGTGCCAACGAGACGTCAAAGGTTTGTAGCCTTCGGCGTTTTTCTCGTTCAGGGCGACGTAAAACCGTCGTTTACCTTTTTGTGAGTTTTTCTGTCCATTGATCTATATGGAAAAATCCTAGTTGGCACGGCACTGGCTTAGTGATCTGAAAACGAATCATCCGAAGGGTGTGGCCCTGTGTATCGGGGCTGATCGGGAGTCAGGTTATGAGTCAGGCACAGTTTATCATTCAGTCGGCGGAGCATGAGGCGCAGGCCAATGCGGCGGCGGATGCTAACGATAAGGTGAGGGCGTTGTTTCCGCAGCAGGATGATGAGGCGGTGGGTTCTGCGCTGGAGATGTTTAACCAGATGTCGCGGCAGATTACCGATTCTTATCGCACGCTGGAGTCGCGGGTTAATCAGTTGTCGGGGGAGTTGAGCCAAGAGTCTTTGCAGCGTCAGCAAGAGCTGGAGGAGAAGGAGCAGTTGGCCGACCGGCTTTCTACTCTGCTGAAGGCCCTGCCGGCAGGTGTGGTGGTGCTGGACAGCCAGGGTGTGGTGTCGCAGAGCAATCCTGCGGCTATTGTGTTGCTGGGTGAGCCGTTGGACGGTGAGCGCTGGGTGGATGTGATTGGTCGCTGTTTCTCTCCGCGCCGGGATGATGGTCATGAGGTGTCTTTGAAGGATGGGCGCCGGGTGAGCATTGAGATCCGCACCATGGACAACCAGCCGGGGCAGTTGATTTTGCTCACCGATCTGACAGAAACCCGTCATCTTCAGTCCCAGCTGGCCCATGCCCAGCGGCTTTCTGCCATGGGCAAAATGGTGGCTTCGCTTGCTCACCAGATTCGCACGCCTTTGTCTGCGGCCATTCTTTATGGCGGGCACTTAACCCAGGACGATCTGGATGAAGAGATGCGCCAGCGTTGCGCAACTCGCCTGATGTCGCGGCTTACGCACCTGGAACAACAGGTGCGGGATATGCTGATTTTTGCACGGGGCGAAACCCGTCTGGCGGAGGAGCTGTTTGCGGCCACGCTGGTTTCGGCTCTGGAATCTGCGCTGGAGGGGATTAAGCCTGCGGCAGGTTCTGACGTGATGTTGAAGAGCGACGTACCAGCGGATTGCCGGTTGATGTGCAACCGGGATGCGTTGGTTGGAGCCTGTACCAACCTGGTGAACAACAGTCTCGAAGCAGGCGCCACTGCTGTTGCCGTTCAGGTTGCATCGGAGGCGGGTGAGCTGTTGATCCGGGTTTTGGATAACGGCCCGGGGTTTGGCAAGGCGGAAGCAAGCCGGTTGGCTGAGGCTTTCTACACCACCAAATCCCACGGCACGGGGCTAGGCCTGGCGGTTGTGCAGGCTGTTGTGAAGGCTCATCAGGGTCAGTTTTCCATTGAA
This genomic interval carries:
- a CDS encoding amidoligase family protein, translating into MSKTTPCKMPDILNTTDGKQRRVGVEIELSGLGYGQLVSLVAELLGGTPTLESRYVSKLETPLGCFVIELDSDPVKDLDLTDERVPEALRELGGQAMEVIDAAAERIVPLEIVSPPMRFSELQQIEVLVKELRDAGALGSREAIYFAFGLQLNPELPDLKPTTLVRYFQAFAVLYDWLKARHQLDISRKFTPYIEPWSSRYTDLLITEGYAPDQHQMMVDYLESNPTRNRALDLLPLFAHLDKPLLDQYVKDPRIKSRPTLHYRLPDCDIDNPEWNFSNVWNDWVVVEQIANNADDLAELRALFRESRKISLRNLTQSWQETSASWLHSKDYV
- a CDS encoding gamma-glutamyl-gamma-aminobutyrate hydrolase family protein, whose amino-acid sequence is MSEQHPTEDNLPGLTIGISGPARKRVAQQLISFGLRLQGARPYYIRPGARVDVSMLDGLVLSGGTHVHPGRYGQEPQVSARYDKVRDTTDYHLLEQAESVGIPVLGICRGAQFINIFHGGSLCQNVTPLRVNTRHRPLLLPMQTVRLVKTSRLGKLMRAPVIGANRIHSQAIKRLGKNLKVTAVDNDLFVQAIESTRGQWLMGLQWHPEYLLYHSGHRRIFSEFVQAALSFKLARLEPASSRAS
- a CDS encoding cell division inhibitor SulA, producing MEQLSFNQNMAWQQGILPCSVPEYTARKQRTVIRANYKPDVADSTPVGNVTEIILPEGQVENFQLLLPMLTQLNQEKRWLAWIDPPQALVSKWQKMHGIVAGELLVLRSTAEYPARQLAERALSAGTCHAVVMWTRKLGKTAFDSLQKAAAEGNSHGVVLRQR
- the lexA gene encoding transcriptional repressor LexA yields the protein MKLTARQSQVLAIIRRSVDETGYPPTRAEIAAELGFRSANAAEEHLRALARKGAIEMVPGASRGIRLPEVAEDPGLPVIGQVAAGSPILAQEHIEDHCSLKPEFFSPSADYLLRVRGMSMKDIGILDGDLLAVHSTQDVHNGQVVVARVGDEVTVKRFRKEGSKVYLSAENEEFAPIEVDLKEQELFIEGLGVGVIRRSDLH
- a CDS encoding sensor histidine kinase → MSQAQFIIQSAEHEAQANAAADANDKVRALFPQQDDEAVGSALEMFNQMSRQITDSYRTLESRVNQLSGELSQESLQRQQELEEKEQLADRLSTLLKALPAGVVVLDSQGVVSQSNPAAIVLLGEPLDGERWVDVIGRCFSPRRDDGHEVSLKDGRRVSIEIRTMDNQPGQLILLTDLTETRHLQSQLAHAQRLSAMGKMVASLAHQIRTPLSAAILYGGHLTQDDLDEEMRQRCATRLMSRLTHLEQQVRDMLIFARGETRLAEELFAATLVSALESALEGIKPAAGSDVMLKSDVPADCRLMCNRDALVGACTNLVNNSLEAGATAVAVQVASEAGELLIRVLDNGPGFGKAEASRLAEAFYTTKSHGTGLGLAVVQAVVKAHQGQFSIESPEQGGAVATLRLPLLRNKL
- a CDS encoding sigma-54 dependent transcriptional regulator gives rise to the protein MSKNNKVLVLSEDESMRRDMATILEFIGEEQVIAGHDAWALLESGDEESLADISVAVVNGFDSGAVSMIEAVCKAVQGVPLLMVGDPALKGLAESDAARVIARMEWPLNYTKFVDSLYRAQIFAEQFRRSKERGQQRGLQLFRSLVGTSRQIQQVRQLMEQVADKDVSVLITGPSGTGKEVVARNLHYHSSRRDKPFVPVNCGAIPAELLESELFGHEKGAFTGAITARVGRFELAEGGTLFLDEIGDMPLNMQVKILRVLQERTFERVGSNRTISADVRVIAATHKHLEDMIESGEFREDLYYRLNVFPIEVPSLRDRVEDIPLLINELISRMEKEKRGSLRMNSAAIMSLCRHDWPGNVRELANLVERLAIMHPYSVIGVQELPKKFRYIDDFDENRPVEDSGMPSGIPGLVGLDAPALLPVNGIDLKDYLSNLERQLIQQALDEAGGVVARAAEKLRIRRTTLVEKVRKYGLREEEPEEF
- a CDS encoding DUF6586 family protein; protein product: MASQWYSLVSQKLFLARTLLETPKQPTDTGNPVHTPAQKLQREAATQGSIELLLRARRLLLIMIARFYQKRSEEPSSLAELANLIGEQATETSELRALEQEAGSWWNHLDQLETAQSRPPAARKTVSAENIIAVSAEVGPDRSAQVLMKTLNAVKQFADNLEEQHGEW
- a CDS encoding DUF1329 domain-containing protein, with amino-acid sequence MRSQFVACIAVLSFGFSGQALSAVSVAEAERLKLDLTPVGAERGANASGSIPEWTGGLTAPPANWREGDIEVDPFPQDEALFVITAGNMHLYKDKLSDASLRMLSQYGPDFFMPVYQTRRTAAFPQHVYDKFYDNALSAKVLDNGNGVRNTIMTSPFPIPENGLEVMWNHILRYRGEEVSFRSASATPQVDGSYNPVVNQYDYYFAYSKRDTELADIDNKIFYLKTDTISPSTLAGTITLVHETLDQVRSPRLAWRYDSGSRRLRRSPNLAYETDLPNSSSLRSVDQKDMYNGAPNQYDWILKGKRELFVPYNAYKLHNQSVRPDDVIRAGHINQKLTRYELHRVWVVEAKRRTGIKHIYDRRVFYVDEDSWQILMSEEYNEDGELWRVSEAHNISYYNEPVFWTTMEMTYDLKSKRYYIDGLNDDFPAYDFNPGFRGSEFTASSARRAARR
- a CDS encoding SOS cell division inhibitor gives rise to the protein MADSQDGSRSEGQSCLANFDQLMADLGSALANQDWDALVSLSAGVKPATEPLIAALEDGKIEPEPVRTRLEELRQFLDTAGEGAARAKAEAEQALKGVNRNRSAAKAYQNVSTPRPK